ACCAGCTGTGACGTGAGCGCCTTGTCGGCCCGCATCGCCCAGGCCTACAAGCCCAAGAGCGGCACGGCGGTGCGCATCGAACTCTCGGCCTGCGAACTCGGCCTGCTGCCCAAGATCGGCAACGTCAAGGGCGTGTTCGCCGACATCCCGCTGAGCACCAACCAGGTTGCCACCAGCAACACGGTAGCCGCCCTGAACAAGGCGGTGGTCGACGGCTTTGACGGCAGCAAGGCCTGGCCCAGCTACACGGTAGGCGGCAACGCCCTGCAAGCCGTGGGTGCCGGCACCGTGATCGCGGTGCTCGACACCGGTGTGGACGAGCGGCACCCCGCTTTCAACGGTACTGGCAAGGTGCTCAAGGGCGCGTGCTTCTCGACACCTTCGACGGGCGGCATCGGCTTTTGCCCCAACGGCGCCACCGTCGACACGGTCAGCGCGGAGGCGGGCCGCAGCTGCGTAGACAAGTTCGGCAGCGCCAACGGCGCCCAGGCCCTGGGCGGTGGTTGCGGCCACGGCACCAGCATGGCGGCCACCGCGGGCATGGCCTACATCAACGGCGCGGTCACCGCAGGTGGCCTGGCCAAGGCGGCCTCGATCCTGCCGGTGCAAGTGTTCAACGGCAGCACCGGCAACGGCAAGATCAGCGTGTCTGCCAACTCCGGCGATCTGCTGGCCGGTATCGAGTGGGTCACGGCACAAGCCCAGGCCCGGCTTGCTGCGGGCCAACCGCCCATCGTGGCCATGAACCTCAGCCTGGGCGGCGGAAGCTTCAGCGCCGCCTGTGATTCAGATTACGTCGGCAGCCTGTTCTTCACCGCCTTCTCCAACCTGCGCGCCCAGGGCGTGGTGCCCGTGGTGGCCGCAGGCAACGCCTACAACACCACGGCGATCTCGTTCCCGGCCTGTGTGAGCAACACCGTCAGCGTGGCCGCCACCAAGCTGGGCGGCACCACCCCGGCGAGCTACACCAACTTCAGCTCGCAGGTGAAGCTGTTTGCCATTGGTGGCGACATCGAAGCCCGGTACAGCATGCCCACGCCCTGCCCGTCGGCCAGCCAGGGCTTCGAGTGCTGGGCCCCCGGCGCCGGCACCTCGCCGGCCACGGCCATGGTCTCTGGCGCCGTGGCGGTGCTGCGCAGCCTGAAGCCCGGTGCCAGCCTGGCCGAGATCGAGGCGGCGCTGCTCACCAGCGACAAATCGCTCACCCTCAACGGCCAGACCCGGCCCTTGCTGCGCACCTCCAAGGCGGGAGCCCAGCTCTTGGGGGTGGCGGGTGTGGACACCCCCCCAGCGCCGCCGCCACCACCGCAACAGCCACCACCGCAACAGCCACCGCCACCGCCACCGCCCGTGGCCGCGGAACTCACCCGGCTGTGCGTTTACAGCGGCACCAACTACACCGGCCGCCGCGCCTGCGGGGTGTTCGCCAAGGGCAGCGCTTTGGTCTCCACGGGCTCCTGGCAGGTGGCGTCGCTGCGCTTCTTTGCCTTTGACGTCGCCAACCCGACCGCCGCAGCCCCGCTCGCCGCCAACCCCTTCCCCACGGTCACCCTGTACGACACCCTGACGCGGATCTCCCGCAACGGCGCTCAGGGCGTGGTGGTCAAGGCTGACTCTGCCGATCTCACCGGCATCCTGCCGTCCAGGGGCCAGGTGCGAATGCTCAGTTTCGAGTGGCCCGCCAACTGATGGCCGGCGCGCCGTGGGCCGGCGCGCTGGCTTGCGGCCTGGCAGGGCTGGCGCTGGCGCCCGGTGCGTGGGCGCAGAGCGCACCGGGGGGGCTGCGGCTGGGCTTGTCTGCGGGCTACACCCACTACAGCGAGCCGCAGATGCAGCTTGCTGGTGCCCACCTGGGGCTGCATCTTCGGTGGGCGCAACCCCGCGGGCTGGAGAACTGGGCGTTCGAGGCCCATGCTCTGCTGGGCGCGCCCGACTACAGCAGCCCCGTCAGCGGAACGATCGACCGACGCCCCACCGTCCAGACCGCGTGGCGCGCGCTCTATGGCAAGCCGGTGGGCACCGAGCCGGCGGCCCGCTTCGAGGCCGGGCTGGAATGGCAGGCCTACTACAACGACCTGCGGGGCACCACCAGCCGTGGCGATGTGGGCTACGAGCGCGAACGCTACGGCCTGTGGGCGGTGGCCGCCTACCAGGCACCGGTGGCGGGCGCGCAGGCCTGGGGCGCACAGAGCTGGCGGCTCGAGGCAGCGGTGCTGTTGCAGGGCTGGGCAGTGTCGCGGCTTTCGCAGGTATCGACCGTCTACGACGACACGGTGAACCGCCAGAACCGTGGCCTGGCGCTGCGCGCGCAGCGCAGCTACCGCCACGCGCCCGGCTGGTTCACGCCCTACGTCAGCGTCAGTTGGCTGGATGATTCAGACATCAAGCGCAAGCCCAGCTACACGGTGAAGGAACCCACCAACACCACCTGGCAGCTCGGCGTGAAGTGGTTCTGGCAGTAGCCGGCAGGCCGCGGGGCCGTGCACGCCGATTCCAGGCTGCGCTGGTGCGAGCCGCGCAAGAAGATGCCGAACGGGCCGCCAACCCCAAGGCCCCCGCGCCACGGCCCACGGCCTGCGCGCCTGGGCCTGAGCGAGGTGAGCGAACTCGCGCGCGCGGCCGGCTCTGCGAGGGCGATGCTGCGCGAGCAGCTGCGCCGCCGTGCAGGAGCGTATATTGAACTGGTCAGGACACCAGTCATTGTGAGGTGAGCCATGCAGACGTGGCCTATCCAAGACGCCAAGGCGCGGTTCAGCGAGTTCCTTGAGACTTGCCTTGCCGAAGGCCCGCAGATGGTGACGAAGCGGGGAGCTGAGGTTGCGGTTCTCGTTCCGGTGGACGAGTGGCGCCGACTCCAGGCTGCGGCGCGGCCGAGCCTCAAGCAACTGCTGCTCTCCGAGCAAGGACGTGGCGACCTGGTGGTTCCAGCTCGAGGTGCCGCGCGTCGACACGCGCTCAGCTCGATGCTGGCTGTGCAAGGCCTCTTTCCAGGCGCAGGCCCCACCCGGTCAGAGAGAAACGGCATCCCGCTGTTGCTTGGCCGCCGGCCTGCGGTGCCCGTGACCATGGAGTTGGTCAACCGACTCCGCGACGAGCAGCCATGACGCGCTTCGTCTGGGCGTCAACGTCCTGATCGCGCTGGTGGACAGCCTCAGCTTGGTTGACAACGCCTTGGTGGATGCATCAGTGCTGTCGAGCCACAGCCGCGTGACGGACTGGCTCTGCCAGTAGCCACCAAGCCACGGGCCGGCGCGGTTTTGGATAAACCCCGCCCATGAAACCCGCACGTCTTCTGCTGGCTGCAGCCTGCCTGGTGGCCTTGCCCGTGCCCGTGCACGCCAACCCCCTGCAAGAGCTGCGCGACACCCTCGGCCGCCTCGCCGGCCACACGCCGCTGAAGGCCAGCGTGCACATCAAGAGCGAAGACCGCAGCTCCGACGGCGACGAGACCGAGACGAACACCGGCCTGGCCAGCGTGCAGCTGGAAGACGGGCCGCAAGGGCTGCGCCTCATCTACCCCCAGGCGGCGCTGGTGCGGGCCGCGCAAGAAGGCGCCGAACGGGCCGCCAACCCCAAGGCCCCCGCACCCACGGCCAACGGCCTGCGCGCCCTGGGCCTGAGCGAGGTGAGCGAACTCGCGCGCGCGGCCGCCACCCTGCAGCGCGAGCTTGCCAGGGCCGTGTTCAAGGCCGAACGCAACGAGCCCTGGCAGGGGCGCCCGGCCCGGCTGCTGGTGTTTGACGTGCCCCCGGCGAAGAAAGACAAGTACGTCAAGAAGCACGAGTCGACGCTGGAGGTGTGGATGGCCCCCGACGGCACGCCCCTGGCCAGCCGTGCGCGCCACCGCATCGAGGGCAGCGCCTTCGTCGTCATCAGCTTCGAGGCACAGAGCACCGAGGAACAGGTCTTTGCCGTCCTCGGCGAGCGCCTGGTGGCCACGCAGCGCATCAGCGCCCAGAGCGGCTCGGGCATGGGCCACAAGGGATCGAGCCGTAGCGAGTACACGCTGCGGGCGCTGGATTGATGCGGGGGGCTCTTGAGCCCATGAACGAGCCGTATGCGATTGCCAGAATTGCCGGCATCAAGCTGTCCGAGAGCCACAACCGCAAGCACGGCGCGACTACCGCAGCGTGATGCCCACCAACCTGTACGGCCCGGGCGACAGCTTTCACCCGGAGGACAGCCGCGTCCTCCCAGCGCTGATGCGCCGCTTTCACCAGGCCGCGCAGCGCGGCGACGCCGAGGTGGTGGTGGTGGGGGGCAGCGGCACGCCCATGGGAGAGGTCTTGCACGTGGATGACATGGCCGCGGCCCGCGTCACGGGTTTTGGTGGCCGGCTGGTGTGGGACGCGAGAAAGCCCGACGGCCCGCCGCGCAAGCTGCTGGACGTGTCGCGCCTGCCGGCCCTGGATTGGCGCGTGGGCATTTCGCTGGAACAGGGCCTGCGCGACACCTCTGCGTGGTTCCGGGATCACGCGGCGCACGTGCGTGGCTCAAAGGGGCTCGCCAGTTTTGACTGGGTGGCGCCCTAAGCGCCGGAGCCGGCGTGCGCGCCGCGCAGGTAAACTCATTGGGCTGCTTCGCCTAGCTGGCGCTGGAGGGAGCGGTTCGATGGCCTGCGCTGATTTCGCACCAGTCGCGAGCGACCCACCCGACGACAAGACTCCCAGCCGATGACCCAAGCGTTGTTCGATCCCGCCGCCCGCATGCTGGGCGAGTATCTCCCGTACGACGGCGGCATCGAGTTCTTCGGCCGTGTCGCCACCGTGCTCAAGCCGAGCGACGTCGTCGTTGACCTGGGCGCCGGCCGGGGCGCCTGGTTCTACGAAGACCGCAGCGAGCCGCGGCGCCGCCTGCGC
This portion of the Ideonella sp. WA131b genome encodes:
- a CDS encoding S8 family serine peptidase, giving the protein MKTQLPPAASALGRRVHLLRLGLTAAALLAMAACGGGGGDAAGNAAANTNPTVSAQVQDLQPSDPADSVGVFVQLQTATPTSGASVTADDARELAQSQFLADLAEAAKRPAVGASTGTSCDVSALSARIAQAYKPKSGTAVRIELSACELGLLPKIGNVKGVFADIPLSTNQVATSNTVAALNKAVVDGFDGSKAWPSYTVGGNALQAVGAGTVIAVLDTGVDERHPAFNGTGKVLKGACFSTPSTGGIGFCPNGATVDTVSAEAGRSCVDKFGSANGAQALGGGCGHGTSMAATAGMAYINGAVTAGGLAKAASILPVQVFNGSTGNGKISVSANSGDLLAGIEWVTAQAQARLAAGQPPIVAMNLSLGGGSFSAACDSDYVGSLFFTAFSNLRAQGVVPVVAAGNAYNTTAISFPACVSNTVSVAATKLGGTTPASYTNFSSQVKLFAIGGDIEARYSMPTPCPSASQGFECWAPGAGTSPATAMVSGAVAVLRSLKPGASLAEIEAALLTSDKSLTLNGQTRPLLRTSKAGAQLLGVAGVDTPPAPPPPPQQPPPQQPPPPPPPVAAELTRLCVYSGTNYTGRRACGVFAKGSALVSTGSWQVASLRFFAFDVANPTAAAPLAANPFPTVTLYDTLTRISRNGAQGVVVKADSADLTGILPSRGQVRMLSFEWPAN
- a CDS encoding type II toxin-antitoxin system Phd/YefM family antitoxin, translated to MQTWPIQDAKARFSEFLETCLAEGPQMVTKRGAEVAVLVPVDEWRRLQAAARPSLKQLLLSEQGRGDLVVPARGAARRHALSSMLAVQGLFPGAGPTRSERNGIPLLLGRRPAVPVTMELVNRLRDEQP